A genomic window from Sorex araneus isolate mSorAra2 chromosome 2, mSorAra2.pri, whole genome shotgun sequence includes:
- the FECH gene encoding ferrochelatase, mitochondrial isoform X2, producing the protein MLNMGGPETLADVHDFLLRLFLDRDLMTLPFQSKLAPLIAKRRTPKIQEQYSKIGGGSPIKRWTSTQGEGMVKLLDELSPDTAPHKYYIGFRYVHPLTEEAIEEMERDGLERAIAFTQYPQYSCSTTGSSLNAIFRYYRETGRQPGMKWSTIDRWPTHPLLIQCFAESIQKELEQFPPEKRSDVVILFSAHSLPLSVVNRGDPYPQEVGATVQRVMDKLGFSNPYRLVWQSKVGPMPWLGPQTEETIRGLCKRGRKNILLVPIAFTSDHIETLYELDIECSKVLAQECGAESIRRAESLNGNPLFSKALADLVHAHIRSNERCSTQLTLSCPLCVNPVCRETKSFFASQPL; encoded by the exons ATGCTGAACATGGGCGGGCCGGAGACCCTCGCTGATGTGCACGACTTCCTGCTCCGGCTCTTCTTGGACCGAGACCTCATGACCCTTCCTTTCCAAAG CAAGCTGGCCCCGCTCATCGCCAAGCGCCGGACCCCCAAGATTCAGGAGCAGTACAGCAAGATCGGAGGCGGCTCCCCCATCAAGAGGTGGACGTCCACGCAGGGCGAGGGCATGGTGAAGCTGCTGGACGAGCTGTCCCCCGACACAG CCCCGCACAAGTACTACATCGGTTTCCGGTATGTCCACCCGCTCACGGAGGAGGCCATCGAGGAGATGGAGAGGGACGGGCTGGAGCGGGCCATCGCCTTCACCCAGTACCCGCAGTACAGCTGCTCCACCACGG gcagcagcCTGAACGCCATTTTCAGGTACTACAGGGAGACGGGACGGCAGCCCGGGATGAAGTGGAGCACCATCGACAGGTGGCCCACGCACCCCCTCCTCATCCAG TGCTTTGCGGAAAGCATTCAGAAGGAACTGGAGCAGTTCCCGCCCGAGAAGCGAAGCGACGTGGTCATCCTCTTCTCCGCTCACTCGCTGCCCCTGTCG GTGGTCAACAGAGGGGACCCTTACCCACAGGAGGTGGGGGCCACTGTCCAGAGGGTCATGGACAAGCTGGGCTTCTCCAACCCCTACCGGCTGGTGTGGCAGTCCAAG GTGGGGCCGATGCCCTGGCTGGGCCCTCAGACGGAGGAGACCATCCGGGGGCTGTGCAAGAGGGGCCGGAAGAACATCCTGCTGGTCCCCATTGCCTTCACGAGCGATCACATCGAGACCCTGTATGAGCTGGACATCGAGTGCTCGAAGGTGCTGGCCCAGGAG TGTGGCGCCGAGAGCATCCGCAGAGCCGAGTCCCTTAATGGAAATCCATTGTTCTCCAAG GCCCTGGCCGACCTGGTGCACGCGCACATCCGGTCCAACGAGCGCTGCTCCACGCAGCTGACGCTCAGCTGCCCGCTCTGCGTGAACCCTGTCTGCAGGGAGACCAAGTCCTTCTTCGCCAGCCAGCCGCTGTGA